In Streptomyces sp. NBC_00448, the following are encoded in one genomic region:
- a CDS encoding transglycosylase family protein produces MLSSGNGRHRRPRQAPAAVVTVATAAATGVGIALPLISAGSAQAADATTWDKVAACETGGVWGANTDNGFFGGLAITQDTWDQYGGDTYAKRPDLATRAQQITVAQKILTDLGPNAWPGCELTTGLLIDTATPDVDPTATPAPDPSGPTGIQPTSGATTAPSDSGTPTTSPTTPTGSGTPTAGTPTDPGTPTTGTPSTPPSGSGTPTTSPTTPTGSGTPTAGTPTDPGTPTTGSGRHGKPYDPTDDELAAQDRATRTEVFSTADPTPASDGANGSGSQGAHRAEPSTGQPAEGKSSTDGYEVGSGDSLSGIAAAHHVAGGWHQLYETNHALIGNDPNLIKPGQILNLG; encoded by the coding sequence ATGCTCTCGTCCGGTAACGGCCGGCACCGACGCCCCCGGCAGGCCCCGGCGGCAGTGGTGACCGTGGCGACCGCCGCCGCGACAGGCGTCGGTATCGCGCTCCCCCTGATCAGCGCCGGCTCGGCCCAGGCGGCCGACGCGACCACCTGGGACAAGGTGGCGGCATGCGAGACCGGCGGTGTGTGGGGCGCGAACACCGACAACGGCTTCTTCGGAGGTCTGGCGATCACCCAGGACACCTGGGACCAGTACGGCGGCGACACGTACGCCAAGCGGCCCGACCTCGCGACCCGGGCGCAGCAGATCACCGTCGCCCAGAAGATCCTCACCGACCTCGGCCCCAACGCGTGGCCGGGCTGCGAGCTCACCACCGGGCTGCTCATCGACACCGCGACGCCGGACGTCGACCCGACCGCCACGCCGGCGCCCGACCCGTCGGGCCCCACCGGCATCCAGCCGACTTCCGGTGCGACCACCGCGCCGTCCGACTCCGGCACGCCCACCACGTCGCCGACCACGCCGACCGGCTCGGGCACCCCGACCGCGGGCACGCCGACCGACCCGGGCACGCCCACCACCGGCACCCCGAGCACGCCGCCGTCCGGCTCCGGCACGCCCACCACGTCGCCGACGACGCCGACCGGCTCGGGCACCCCGACCGCGGGCACGCCGACCGACCCGGGCACGCCCACCACCGGCTCCGGCCGGCACGGGAAGCCGTACGACCCGACCGACGACGAACTGGCCGCCCAGGACCGGGCCACCAGGACCGAGGTCTTCTCGACCGCCGACCCCACCCCCGCCTCCGACGGCGCGAACGGCAGCGGCAGCCAGGGCGCCCACCGGGCCGAACCGTCCACCGGGCAGCCCGCCGAGGGCAAGAGCAGCACCGACGGTTACGAGGTCGGCTCCGGCGACTCGCTCTCCGGCATCGCCGCCGCGCACCACGTCGCCGGCGGCTGGCACCAGCTCTACGAGACCAACCACGCCCTCATCGGCAACGACCCCAACCTCATCAAACCAGGACAGATCCTCAACCTCGGCTGA
- the eno gene encoding phosphopyruvate hydratase, with amino-acid sequence MPSIDVVVAREILDSRGNPTVEVEVGLDDGSTGRAAVPSGASTGAFEALELRDGESDRYQGKGVRKAVLSVSDQIGPELVGYDATEQRLIDQAMLDLDATPDKSSLGANAILGVSLAVAHAASEASDLPLFRYLGGPNAHVLPVPMMNILNGGSHADSNVDIQEFMIAPIGAESFSEAVRWGAEVYHTLKGVLKSRGLSTGLGDEGGFAPNLGSNREALDLIVEAIKQAGYAPGQDVALALDVAASEFYKDGKYQFEGGEKSAAEMTEYYEDLVASYPLVSIEDPLFEDDWDGWKVLTDRLGAKVQIVGDDLFVTNPERLQKGIDHDTANALLVKVNQIGSLTETLDAVELAQRNGYKCMMSHRSGETEDVTIADLAVATNCGQIKTGAPARSERVAKYNQLLRIEEILDDAAVYAGRSAFPRFKG; translated from the coding sequence GTGCCGTCCATCGACGTCGTCGTAGCCAGGGAAATCCTCGACTCGCGAGGCAACCCCACCGTCGAGGTCGAGGTCGGCCTCGACGACGGCAGCACCGGCCGCGCCGCGGTCCCGTCCGGCGCCTCCACCGGCGCCTTCGAGGCCCTCGAACTGCGTGACGGCGAGAGCGACCGCTACCAGGGCAAGGGCGTGCGCAAGGCGGTCCTGTCGGTCAGCGACCAGATCGGCCCCGAGCTGGTCGGGTACGACGCGACCGAGCAGCGCCTCATCGACCAGGCGATGCTCGACCTGGACGCCACCCCGGACAAGTCCTCGCTCGGCGCCAACGCCATCCTCGGCGTGTCGCTGGCCGTCGCGCACGCCGCCTCCGAGGCGTCCGACCTGCCGCTCTTCCGCTACCTCGGCGGCCCGAACGCGCACGTGCTGCCGGTCCCGATGATGAACATCCTCAACGGCGGCTCGCACGCGGACTCCAACGTCGACATCCAGGAGTTCATGATCGCCCCGATCGGCGCCGAGTCCTTCTCGGAGGCCGTCCGCTGGGGTGCCGAGGTCTACCACACCCTCAAGGGCGTGCTGAAGTCCCGCGGGCTGTCCACCGGCCTCGGCGACGAGGGCGGCTTCGCGCCGAACCTCGGCTCCAACCGCGAGGCCCTCGACCTCATCGTCGAGGCGATCAAGCAGGCCGGCTACGCGCCCGGCCAGGACGTCGCGCTCGCGCTCGACGTGGCCGCGTCCGAGTTCTACAAGGACGGCAAGTACCAGTTCGAGGGCGGCGAGAAGTCGGCCGCCGAGATGACCGAGTACTACGAGGACCTGGTCGCCTCCTACCCGCTGGTCTCCATCGAGGACCCGCTGTTCGAGGACGACTGGGACGGCTGGAAGGTGCTCACCGACCGGCTCGGCGCGAAGGTGCAGATCGTCGGCGACGACCTGTTCGTCACCAACCCCGAGCGCCTGCAGAAGGGCATCGACCACGACACGGCCAACGCGCTGCTGGTGAAGGTGAACCAGATCGGCTCGCTGACCGAGACGCTGGACGCCGTCGAGCTGGCCCAGCGCAACGGCTACAAGTGCATGATGTCGCACCGCTCCGGCGAGACCGAGGACGTCACCATCGCCGACCTCGCCGTCGCCACCAACTGCGGCCAGATCAAGACCGGCGCCCCGGCCCGCTCCGAGCGCGTCGCGAAGTACAACCAGCTGCTGCGGATCGAGGAGATCCTGGACGACGCCGCGGTCTACGCCGGCCGCAGCGCCTTCCCGCGCTTCAAGGGCTGA
- a CDS encoding transglycosylase family protein: MGKHRRASKRFVRIATLAGVAGTAITVPLIASTSASAASVATWDAVAQCESGGNWSINTGNGYYGGLQFSQSSWEGAGGLQYAPRADLATKDQQIAIAEKLLAMQGPGAWSCASAGGLTSGGPSPDINPSGSSSSSSSSSSSSTPSTPAASAPSKSTSTSTHTGTSQSSRSTTRHAAPTSIPKGDGEYTVVKGDSLSKIAAEHHVSGGWHKLFSLNHDIVKDADLIYPGQHLHLS, encoded by the coding sequence ATGGGTAAGCACCGTCGTGCCTCGAAGAGGTTTGTCCGCATCGCCACGCTCGCCGGAGTCGCCGGCACCGCGATCACCGTTCCGCTGATCGCCAGCACGTCCGCCTCCGCCGCCTCCGTCGCCACCTGGGACGCGGTCGCCCAGTGCGAGTCCGGTGGCAACTGGTCCATCAACACCGGCAACGGCTACTACGGCGGCCTGCAGTTCTCGCAGTCCAGCTGGGAGGGTGCGGGCGGTCTGCAGTACGCCCCGCGCGCCGACCTGGCCACCAAGGACCAGCAGATCGCGATCGCCGAGAAGCTGCTCGCCATGCAGGGCCCGGGTGCCTGGTCCTGCGCGTCGGCCGGCGGCCTGACCTCCGGTGGCCCGTCCCCGGACATCAACCCGTCCGGCTCGTCGTCCTCGTCGTCCTCCTCCTCGTCGTCGAGCACGCCGTCCACCCCGGCCGCGTCCGCTCCCTCGAAGTCGACGTCGACCAGCACGCACACCGGCACCTCGCAGAGCAGCCGCAGCACCACCCGGCACGCCGCGCCGACCAGCATCCCCAAGGGCGACGGCGAGTACACCGTGGTCAAGGGCGACAGCCTCTCCAAGATCGCGGCCGAGCACCACGTGTCCGGCGGCTGGCACAAGCTGTTCTCGCTCAACCACGACATCGTCAAGGACGCCGACCTGATCTACCCGGGCCAGCACCTGCACCTGAGCTGA
- a CDS encoding endonuclease V has product MRLDVPYAWPAGEDEALALQERLRPLADHRGPGPAAPRLVAGLDVAYAGDGRGTGDLVAAAVVVIDTATLGVVERATAAATTAFPYVPGLFAFRELPALVAALRKLTTTPDLLLCDGHGRSHPRRFGLACHLGVLTGLPTAGVAKTPFTGRHDPAALGPDRGDHADLVDDGEVVGRALRTQSRVKPVYVSTGHLIDLPTACARVLDLSPRYRLPETTRQSDHLSREALAAG; this is encoded by the coding sequence GTGCGGCTGGACGTCCCCTATGCCTGGCCGGCCGGCGAGGACGAAGCCCTCGCCCTCCAGGAGCGGCTGCGGCCGCTCGCCGACCACCGCGGCCCCGGGCCGGCCGCGCCCCGCCTGGTCGCGGGCCTCGACGTCGCCTACGCCGGCGACGGGCGCGGCACCGGCGACCTGGTCGCGGCCGCCGTCGTGGTGATCGACACGGCGACCCTCGGCGTGGTCGAGCGCGCGACCGCCGCCGCGACCACCGCCTTCCCGTACGTTCCGGGCCTGTTCGCCTTCCGCGAGCTGCCCGCCCTGGTCGCCGCGCTGCGCAAGCTGACGACCACCCCCGACCTGCTGCTCTGCGACGGGCACGGCCGCTCCCACCCGCGCCGCTTCGGCCTCGCCTGCCACCTCGGGGTGCTCACCGGCCTGCCGACCGCGGGCGTCGCCAAGACCCCCTTCACCGGCCGGCACGACCCGGCCGCCCTCGGCCCGGACCGCGGCGACCACGCCGACCTGGTGGACGACGGCGAGGTGGTCGGCCGCGCGCTGCGCACCCAGAGCCGCGTCAAGCCGGTCTACGTCTCCACCGGTCATCTGATCGACCTGCCGACCGCCTGCGCCCGTGTCCTGGACCTGTCCCCGCGCTACCGCCTCCCCGAGACCACCCGCCAGTCCGACCACCTCAGCAGGGAGGCCCTGGCCGCCGGCTGA
- a CDS encoding Uma2 family endonuclease: MGALMSTAAEGDQGTGPTWPLPPPGGWTADDLDRIPGLPAHTEMIDGGLFFMSPQTYFHMAVLRLLETTLLDQAPEEYDVVREMTVTLDEQDRPEPDLMVVPYSALDRMRQTSFDPSQIVLAIEVVSPESVRRDRDVKPRKYAKAGIRHFWRVEENDGAPVVYVYEIDPAAGSYAITGIHHERLKVAAPFVVDADLTKLRRGRPGGEPTQGS; this comes from the coding sequence ATGGGAGCGCTGATGAGCACCGCAGCCGAAGGCGATCAGGGCACGGGCCCCACCTGGCCTCTGCCGCCGCCCGGTGGGTGGACCGCGGACGACCTGGACCGCATTCCGGGCCTCCCGGCACACACCGAGATGATCGACGGAGGGCTGTTTTTCATGAGTCCGCAGACTTACTTCCACATGGCCGTATTGCGGCTCCTGGAAACTACGCTGCTGGACCAGGCGCCGGAAGAGTACGACGTGGTCCGGGAGATGACTGTCACGCTAGATGAGCAGGACCGGCCGGAACCGGACCTGATGGTCGTGCCCTACTCTGCCCTGGACCGGATGCGGCAGACGTCGTTCGATCCGTCACAGATCGTCCTGGCGATCGAGGTCGTCTCGCCCGAGTCCGTGCGTCGCGACCGCGACGTCAAGCCGAGAAAGTACGCGAAGGCCGGCATCCGCCACTTCTGGCGGGTGGAGGAGAACGACGGCGCACCCGTGGTGTACGTCTACGAGATCGACCCCGCCGCAGGTTCGTACGCGATCACCGGTATCCACCACGAGCGGCTGAAGGTCGCGGCCCCCTTTGTCGTCGACGCCGATCTGACCAAGCTCCGCCGCGGCCGCCCCGGTGGGGAACCGACACAGGGTTCCTGA
- a CDS encoding cytochrome P450 family protein yields the protein MTDLPPPPNGTPPAQPELFSWEFATDPYPAYAWLREHAPVRWTTLPSGVGAWLVTRYADARQALADGRLSKNPVHHAGESAAKGRTGIPGERTAELTTHLLNIDPPDHTRLRRLVSKAFTPRTVAVFEPRVRELTDGFIDAFAGRGEADLIHEFAFPLPIYAICDLLGVPRQDQDDFRDWAGMMVRHAVPGQGGGPRGGVARAVKKMRAYLVELIHRKRGDLGDDLISGLIRASDHGEHLTENEAAAMAFILLFAGFETTVNLIGNGVHTLLAHPAQRDALQESLSAGDSTLLESAVEELLRYDGPVEMATWRYATGPLEIGGRPIAAGDPVLVVLAAADRDPARFAAPDTPDLARRDNPHLGYGHGIHYCLGAPLARLEARTAFAALLTRLPDLRLAVEPAELRWRGGLIMRGLRTLPVEFTAEAPPVR from the coding sequence GTGACCGACCTACCCCCGCCGCCGAACGGCACGCCCCCGGCGCAGCCGGAACTGTTCTCCTGGGAGTTCGCCACCGACCCCTACCCCGCGTACGCGTGGCTGCGCGAGCACGCGCCCGTGCGGTGGACGACGCTGCCCAGCGGCGTCGGGGCGTGGCTCGTGACGCGGTACGCCGACGCGCGGCAGGCGCTGGCCGACGGGCGGCTGAGCAAGAACCCGGTGCACCACGCGGGGGAGTCGGCCGCGAAAGGGAGGACCGGCATCCCGGGGGAGCGGACCGCGGAACTGACGACGCATCTGCTGAACATCGACCCGCCCGACCACACCCGGCTGCGCCGCCTGGTGTCGAAGGCGTTCACGCCGCGTACGGTCGCGGTCTTCGAGCCGCGGGTACGCGAGTTGACGGACGGTTTCATCGACGCGTTCGCGGGCCGGGGCGAGGCGGACCTCATCCACGAGTTCGCCTTCCCGCTGCCGATCTACGCCATCTGCGACCTGCTCGGGGTGCCGAGGCAGGACCAGGACGACTTCCGGGACTGGGCCGGGATGATGGTGCGTCACGCCGTGCCGGGCCAGGGTGGCGGGCCGCGCGGTGGGGTGGCCCGGGCGGTGAAGAAGATGCGGGCGTATCTCGTCGAGTTGATCCACCGCAAGCGCGGCGACCTCGGCGACGACCTGATCTCGGGGCTGATCCGGGCGAGTGACCACGGCGAGCACCTGACGGAGAACGAGGCCGCCGCGATGGCCTTCATCCTGCTCTTCGCCGGCTTCGAGACCACCGTCAACCTGATCGGCAACGGGGTGCACACCCTGCTGGCCCACCCCGCGCAGCGCGACGCCCTCCAGGAGTCGCTGTCGGCCGGTGACAGCACGCTGCTGGAGTCCGCGGTCGAGGAACTGCTGCGCTACGACGGCCCGGTGGAGATGGCGACCTGGCGGTACGCCACCGGGCCGCTGGAGATCGGCGGCCGGCCGATCGCGGCCGGGGACCCCGTGCTGGTGGTGCTGGCCGCGGCTGACCGCGATCCGGCCAGGTTCGCCGCGCCGGACACCCCGGACCTCGCCCGCCGCGACAACCCGCATCTCGGCTACGGGCACGGCATCCACTACTGCCTGGGCGCGCCGCTCGCGCGGCTGGAGGCGAGGACCGCGTTCGCCGCGCTGCTGACCCGCCTGCCGGACCTGCGGCTGGCCGTGGAACCGGCCGAACTGCGCTGGCGCGGTGGCCTGATCATGCGTGGACTGCGTACCCTGCCGGTGGAGTTCACCGCCGAGGCGCCGCCCGTCAGGTGA
- a CDS encoding nucleoside triphosphate pyrophosphohydrolase codes for MTEEPAAVPPGRLVLLTMSHRVAPGLLSWPAWQVLREADRVLCADPDHPQLPYLRQAGVTVETAAPTGQQLVDATAGGRTVVYLPPDAGADPAVTDELARLGGSGRVAMPELELLPGSYDLPGARLLDLVRVMDRIRAECPWSSTRTHEDLAAYGIEEMYELVEAIEEGDRTAVREELGDVLLQVVFHAAIAEGDPEEPYGIDDVAAGLITKLIHRHPHIFGDEQARTPEEVRAIWLRRKGAEKARESVTEGVPVAAPALALAAKLAGRARAAGLPLPAGPAAPGAGDETALGDHLLAEAAAAQSAGIDPERALRQAARRYRAATKAAEARRAARTGTGTGPSGDADTDASDTTGRTVEGG; via the coding sequence GTGACCGAAGAACCCGCCGCCGTGCCCCCCGGGCGCCTGGTGCTGCTCACCATGAGCCACCGGGTCGCGCCCGGCCTGCTCTCCTGGCCCGCGTGGCAGGTGCTGCGCGAGGCCGACCGCGTGCTGTGCGCGGACCCGGACCACCCGCAGCTGCCCTACCTGCGGCAGGCCGGTGTCACCGTCGAGACGGCGGCGCCGACCGGGCAGCAGCTGGTGGACGCCACCGCGGGCGGCCGCACCGTGGTGTACCTGCCGCCGGACGCCGGCGCGGACCCGGCCGTCACCGACGAGCTGGCCCGGCTGGGCGGCTCCGGCCGGGTCGCGATGCCCGAACTGGAGCTGCTGCCGGGGTCGTACGACCTGCCCGGCGCGCGACTGCTCGACCTGGTGCGGGTGATGGACCGGATCAGGGCCGAGTGCCCGTGGAGCAGCACCCGCACCCACGAGGACCTCGCCGCGTACGGCATCGAGGAGATGTACGAACTGGTCGAGGCGATCGAGGAGGGCGACCGGACCGCCGTCCGCGAGGAGTTGGGCGACGTGCTGCTCCAGGTGGTCTTCCACGCGGCCATCGCCGAGGGCGACCCGGAGGAGCCGTACGGCATCGACGACGTCGCCGCGGGCCTGATCACCAAGCTGATCCACCGCCACCCGCACATCTTCGGCGACGAGCAGGCCCGGACCCCGGAGGAGGTCCGCGCGATCTGGCTGCGGCGCAAGGGCGCCGAGAAGGCCCGGGAGTCCGTCACCGAGGGCGTCCCGGTCGCTGCCCCCGCCCTCGCGCTCGCGGCGAAGCTCGCCGGCCGCGCGCGGGCCGCGGGACTCCCGCTGCCCGCCGGCCCGGCCGCGCCCGGTGCCGGCGACGAGACCGCGCTCGGCGACCACCTGCTCGCGGAGGCCGCCGCCGCGCAGTCCGCCGGCATCGACCCGGAGCGCGCGCTGCGGCAGGCCGCACGCCGCTACCGGGCCGCGACGAAGGCCGCGGAGGCGCGTCGCGCGGCGCGGACCGGTACCGGTACCGGTCCGTCGGGCGACGCGGACACCGACGCCTCCGACACCACCGGCCGTACCGTGGAAGGCGGTTGA